The Rhododendron vialii isolate Sample 1 chromosome 8a, ASM3025357v1 genome has a window encoding:
- the LOC131298959 gene encoding beta-glucuronosyltransferase GlcAT14B-like, with amino-acid sequence MKRLKTFFPRTHQAMDNPRWILPLAIFSTLSLLLLFLTTLTSLASLFSLLPPSLYPAVFVQPNLQPLRTTSLLPPPPRLAYLVSGSAGDGPMLKRTLLALYHPSNRYVVHLEADSPLQERLDLESFVKNNTLFGKFGNVAMIKKANIVTYRGPTMVANTLHAAAVLLRAGGEWDWFINLSAKDYPLVTQDDLLHTFSNLPRDLNFIDHTSDLGWNENHRAKPVIVDPGLYMAKKADILRTTQRRSMPTAFKLFAGSAWMALSRPFIDFCIGGWDNLPRTVLMYYANFISSPEGYFHTVICNAEEFRNTTVNSDLHFISWDNPPKQHPRYLTVDDMAKMVDSNAPFARKFHMDDPVLDKIDSELLFRGKDMVVPGGWCIGSRENGTDPCSAVGDLTVIRPTAGAKRLENLISSLLSSEKFRPRQCK; translated from the exons ATGAAGAGATTGAAAACCTTCTTCCCCCGCACCCACCAAGCAATGGACAACCCAAGATGGATCCTCCCACTAGCAATCTTCTCCACACTCTCTCTgctcctcctcttcctcacaACCCTAACCTCCCTCgcctccctcttctctctcctccccccctCCCTCTACCCTGCCGTCTTCGTCCAACCAAACCTCCAGCCGCTCCGGACCAcctccctcctcccccctcccccccgcCTCGCTTACCTCGTCTCCGGCTCGGCCGGCGACGGCCCGATGCTCAAGCGTACCCTCCTGGCCCTCTACCACCCCAGCAACCGCTACGTCGTGCACCTCGAAGCCGATTCCCCGCTTCAGGAGCGGCTCGATCTGGAAAGCTTCGTCAAGAATAATACCCTTTTTGGTAAGTTCGGTAATGTAGCGATGATCAAGAAGGCGAATATCGTGACGTATCGGGGCCCCACGATGGTGGCGAACACGCTGCACGCGGCGGCTGTTTTGTTGAGGGCCGGTGGGGAGTGGGACTGGTTTATCAATCTCAGTGCCAAGGATTACCCACTTGTTACTCAAGACG aTCTGCTTCACACGTTCTCGAATCTGCCGCGTGATCTTAATTTCATCGATCATACCAGTGATCTTGGGTGGAATGA GAATCACAGGGCAAAACCAGTAATTGTTGATCCAGGGTTGTACATGGCAAAGAAAGCTGATATTTTGAGGACTACGCAGCGAAGAAGCATGCCGACGGCCTTCAAGCTCTTTGCAG GTTCTGCTTGGATGGCACTTTctcgtccattcattgatttcTGCATAGGGGGATGGGACAACTTACCTCGAACAGTCCTCATGTACTATGCGAATTTCATATCCTCCCCGGAAGGTTATTTCCACACGGTCATCTGTAACGCTGAAGAATTCCGCAACACCACCGTGAATAGTGACCTCCACTTCATATCTTGGGACAACCCTCCTAAGCAGCACCCTCGTTACCTCACCGTCGATGACATGGCGAAGATGGTGGACAGTAACGCTCCATTTGCTAGAAAATTCCACATGGACGATCCGGTGCTTGACAAGATCGATTCTGAACTATTGTTTCGTGGTAAAGACATGGTGGTCCCTGGTGGATGGTGCATAGGAAGCAGGGAAAATGGGACCGATCCTTGCTCTGCTGTGGGTGATCTTACAGTCATCCGTCCTACTGCTGGTGCAAAACGGCTGGAAAATTTGATAAGTTCTCTGTTATCAAGTGAGAAATTCCGACCGAGGCAGTGCAAATAA
- the LOC131298513 gene encoding F-box protein At2g40925-like, producing MDFPKDIVLEILLRLPVKSVMRFKCVSSDWNDTISAAAFRKNYLSRHCKNAPIGFFYSCIPSHRSKTRHNKFISSTAMETRELESLDCLQNLRNVLASSKGLLLVSLNHNTCHVLDLVSKKHIKLPKPLENYPHAHVGFVCHEQETGGRKINGLSYKLVRVGGTLPPVELPDNEAKTREVETYSSKTGKWSKSTVMAGAGFYLGQLTAAKVIGGVFHWWDWYGKRVVAYNPDNPKGRVKLINLPLDRGIDGYGRKDFEGTQNRCLQFFIILGSIEVWVLKSKREGGSYLDDDEDVVEVSRWTLAHRIIFLRFERPYIRAKIRRSLQYALIEYEAHL from the exons ATGGACTTTCCCAAGGACATCGTCTTGGAAATACTTCTTAGGTTGCCTGTGAAGTCAGTCATGAGATTCAAGTGTGTGTCCTCGGATTGGAACGATACGATCTCGGCTGCAGCTTTCCGCAAGAATTACCTATCTCGACACTGTAAAAACGCTCCCATCGGCTTCTTTTACAGTTGTATTCCCTCCCATCGTTCGAAAACCCGGCATAACAAGTTCATCAGCTCTACCGCAATGGAGACACGGGAACTCGAGAGCCTGGATTGTTTGCAAAACCTCCGCAATGTACTAGCCTCGTCCAAAGGCCTCCTTCTAGTCAGCCTAAATCACAATACTTGCCACGTCTTAGACCTCGTTTCCAAGAAGCACATCAAACTTCCCAAACCCCTTGAAAATTACCCGCACGCTCACGTAGGATTTGTCTGCCATGAACAAGAAACAGGCGGCCGCAAGATTAACGGTCTCAGCTACAAGCTGGTGCGTGTAGGCGGAACGCTTCCTCCCGTTGAGTTGCCTGATAACGAAGCCAAAACCCGGGAAGTGGAAACGTATTCGTCGAAAACTGGGAAGTGGAGCAAATCGACAGTGATGGCCGGGGCGGGATTTTATTTGGGGCAACTTACTGCCGCAAAGGTTATAGGAGGCGTGTTTCACTGGTGGGATTGGTATGGGAAGCGGGTTGTTGCATACAATCCTGACAATCCAAAGGGTCGCGTAAAATTGATCAATTTGCCGTTGGACAGGGGAATTGACGGATACGGTCGCAAGGATTTTGAAGGAACACAAAATCGATGTCTTCAATTTTTTATCATTCTTGGATCGATTGAGGTGTGGGTTCTCAAGAGCAAACGCGAGGGTGGAAGCTACTTGGACGACGATGAGGATGTGGTTGAAGTTAGTCGATGGACGTTGGCTCACAGAATCA TTTTTCTAAGGTTTGAAAGGCCCTATATTCGCGCCAAAATTCGGCGTTCACTGCAGTACGCGCTAATAGAGTACGAGGCTCACCTCTAA